From the genome of Nitrosomonas sp., one region includes:
- a CDS encoding TetR family transcriptional regulator C-terminal domain-containing protein — MFGNKHQLFERCLTRYCDQQIAQIEKGVQQSSTGRDFIETFLHGLVDTVRKRNRHKRYIGCFVTNTIYEFNDRDANISKMISNVTTKFNELLQRAIKTGQSKGVITKNKTPSALAHFLMSSIAGIRTMIHTQVEIDQLDEIVDSTLAALD, encoded by the coding sequence ATGTTTGGTAACAAACATCAATTGTTTGAACGTTGTCTGACACGATATTGCGATCAACAAATCGCGCAAATTGAGAAAGGGGTGCAGCAATCTTCAACAGGCCGAGATTTTATAGAAACATTTCTGCATGGCTTGGTTGATACAGTTCGCAAAAGAAATAGGCACAAGCGATATATAGGATGTTTTGTAACAAATACGATCTATGAATTTAATGATCGTGACGCCAACATCTCAAAGATGATATCAAATGTAACTACCAAATTTAATGAGTTGCTGCAACGAGCAATCAAAACGGGGCAATCAAAAGGAGTCATTACCAAAAACAAGACACCAAGTGCACTGGCTCACTTTTTAATGAGTAGCATAGCTGGTATTAGAACAATGATACACACACAGGTTGAAATTGATCAACTGGATGAAATAGTTGATTCAACACTTGCCGCACTCGATTAA
- a CDS encoding RDD family protein has protein sequence MTVSYPSFWRRFVSLIYEFLILLAVIFIASFIFHIVFRDTTAFYFIPLYQFYLLVIMGYYFIWFWTHGGQTLAMQTWKIRVVTVDGKILNRRKAITRYLIAVLGISFFGVGILWAFLDRDHQYLHDRLAGTQIIKIES, from the coding sequence ATGACAGTCTCTTATCCCAGTTTCTGGCGACGATTCGTCAGTCTGATTTATGAATTTCTAATTTTGTTAGCTGTTATTTTTATTGCGAGTTTTATTTTTCATATCGTTTTCCGCGATACAACTGCCTTTTACTTTATCCCACTCTATCAATTTTATTTACTCGTTATCATGGGTTACTACTTTATCTGGTTCTGGACGCATGGGGGACAGACCTTGGCGATGCAAACCTGGAAAATACGTGTAGTTACTGTAGATGGCAAAATACTTAATAGACGAAAAGCGATTACGCGTTACCTGATTGCAGTACTTGGCATATCATTCTTCGGCGTCGGCATTTTATGGGCATTTCTTGATCGTGATCATCAGTATCTTCATGATCGATTAGCGGGCACACAAATTATCAAAATTGAAAGCTGA